The sequence CTTCTGTGAACATGAAATGACCGCCATCATAAATAAACACTCCTCAAAGCCTGGTGGGAGGGGCTGGACTCAACATGGCCTCCATATGTTGCCTGATAAGCCTCTAGCGATGGCATCAGAGCCACTTCCTGTCTATAAGATAATGGTTTCCTGTCTAAGTTGGCGGTGGTCCACATTGGCTGCGTTCACCGTCCACCGTTTACACATTCCCCGCCATCATTACCGACCTCCGACCTCCTCATTAGTCGACTGTAGCTCCATCACAAACACCTGCTGCTGCTCAGGGAGGGGGGTGACTACACGACCCACAATCCCCCTGGGAGCACCGTGGGTCTGGGTACTTCCTGTTTACTGCCTGAACGATGAGGCGATGATTATCAGGTGAAAGTTCATTATGTGTTTATGTTGAGGCTGAACATCTGGAACATCTGGAACATCGGGTCCAGGCATCCACGtcttcatctgtttttttgttttatttagaatagttttctttttttggagtTAAATGTGAATCTTTGTGCATGTTTAATGTGGTTAGACTTTACTCTCtgacatgtttttatgtgatgAACTAAtaaaagttcatttattttatatatcTGGACCtgctttagaatttatttattatgatttcatatagttttattgggtttttaagtttaggttttttttattccaatataaaTTGCATCAGTTATTgcattattttgcagtttttgtatcatttttagatgtttttcttctttttgcatctttgtcattgtttttcttgtgtttctttCAGAACTTGTgcgtattgtttgtttttttagttcaaTTTCATTAGTTAGTTTtatgatttttagattttttttcacattttcctattgcatgttttaaatgctcttgtttttcttgcatcatttttccattttctgtttgaTTTCAGTTTAAATTAAATTGTTTATATGAGTTTATaaatttttaatgtcatttatatctactgtttttttcatggatctttttcttatttttgtagcttttcaataatttttttcttgtgttttctttttgcgtgtttctaatgttcttgtttttcttgcatcattttttttttaaataagtttttcattttgtttgatttcagttcaaattaaattgtttatatgagtttaaattttgcattatttatgttatttctgTCTCCTATTTCttatttttgcatctttttcgtaacttttttcttgtgtttcttaTATCACttccatgttttcattttttatagcgtttttcagtttgttttcagttttcagtttagtttgagtCCAGACAGGAGTAAATGAGttgcttttgttttggttttacttTGAGGAATGGCCACTTCTAGGTGGGTTTTCATTCGTATTATGGGGTAGACTTCATTACAACATTGTATCAGGctaaagtagtaaaaaaaaaaaaaaaaaaaaaaaaaaaaaaaaaaaaaagaaagaaaaggatagTATATTTATGACAAATTCTCTAAAACTCACaagctataagaaaaaaaaagacgtcCTAAAAAACTGGAAAACTCCCTTTCATCTCGttctatttatttgtcatttattcaacagagcttttattttgaaagatgcTCAGACTGACTTTCAAATGTACCATCAAACCTGGACCACATTTGTGAGGCGTTGAGGTGACGTTATTAATGAACGGTGAGGAGGACTGCCAGCACCCTGGTTACCACGGTAACCTAATATGTTACACTACGCAGTGGAATCGCTAACTGAAGTgtaatatggtaaaaaaaaaatccaatcagtGACCCGGCCATTAACGCATTAGAGCAGTAATTAGACGGAGCTGGGTCATTAATAACACAACAGTCATCCTGCTTCACCCTGGGAATAGGTTTAATTAAAACTTCTGCTGTAATAATTAAAGCCCAGGTTATTAATTAGAACATATTTAATAATTTGTGATAACTGTTCGTGTCTCTGGGTTCACATCTCGACACAAGGTGGAGGGTTACAAGAGTCGCCGTGGCAACCGCATCCCATCGACCGGCCGCCTCGCCTGCAGGGTCAGGACCGGGTCAACGGGGTTAAAAGCTCTGACAAACCACAAgacgtgacctttgacccctgggcTGCACCGCACAGACAGCAGAGTCCACAGGGGACTACTGGACCaggcaccacagaagaagaaacgtCCATTTAAAGACGGGATGAGGTGGTCCACAGTGTCCTCAAGTAGAACAGACACATGTCCACAGTGTCCTCAAGTAGAACAGACACATGTCCACAGTGTCCTCAAGTAGAACAGACACATGTCCACAGTGTCCTCCAGTAGAACAGACACATGTCCATAGTGTCCTACAGTAGAAGAACAGACACATATCCACAGTGTCCTCCAGTAGAAGGACAGACACATGTCCACAGTGTCCTTCAGTAGAACAGATCCATGTCCACAGTGTCCTCCAGTAGAACAGATCCATGTCCACAGTGTCCTTCAGTAGAACAGATCCATGTCCACAGTGTCCTTCAGTAGAACAGAGACATGTCCACAGTGTCCTCCAGTAGAACAGACACATGTCCACAGTGTCCTCCAGTAGAAGAGACACAGGTCCACAGTGTCCTCCAGTAGAAGGACAGACACATGTCCACAGTGTCCTCCAGTAGAACAGACACATGTCCACAGTGTCCTCCAGTAGAAGAGACACAGGTCCACAGTGTCCTCCAGTAGAAGAACAGACACATGTCCACAGTGTCCTCCAGTAGAAAGACAGACACATGTCCACAGTGTCCTCCAGTAGAACAGACACATGTCCACAGTGTCCTCCAGTAAAACAGACCCATGTCCACAGTGTCCTCCAGTAGAACAGACATATATCCACAGTGTCCTCCAGTAGAACAGATCCATGTCCACAGTGTCCTCCAGTAGAACAGACACATATCCACGGTGTCCTCCAGTAGAACAGATCTATGTCCACAGTGTCCTCCAGTAGAACAGACACATGTCCACAGTGTCTACCAGTAGAACAAACATATGTCCACAGTGTCCTCCAGTAGAACAGAGACATGTCCACAGTGTCCTCCAGTAGAACAAACACATGTCCACAGTGTCCTAGAACAGACACATGTCCACAGTGTCCTCCAGTAGAACAAACACATGTCCACAGTGTCCTCCAGTAGAACAGAGACATGTCCACAGTGTCCTCCAGTAGAACAAACACATGTCCACAGTGTCCTCCAGTAGAACAGAGACATGTCCACAGTGTCCTACAGTAGAACAAACACATGTCCACAGTGTCCTAGAACAGACACATGTCCACAGTGTCCTCCAGTAGAACAAACACGTGTCCACAGTGTATTTTAGGTTAtgttcatcttgtgtcttttccattgttttcatctgttttacagCTTTCATGCTGTTTCAACATCACGTCTTTGAAATTGTTTTGGACTTTGTGCATCTGTTGTGTAGCTTTCATGTTTGAActtcatttgttgttttagtcCTCTACATTAaaccattttcatgtttttttcaccttttgtGCATCTTTTACATTCCTCACATTGCCTTCAGTtaagtcattttcatcttttgctTTTCTACATCATCTACATCATGATCATTTTGTCTTTTCCATCCATTTGTGTTTAACTTAATTATTCtcctaaaatacaataaaactacaataatgaggctgttttaaaatgtgatgaatGTATAAAATACAGATATATGTGAAAGGGAAATAATGACAGGAAGCAGAAATATCGAAACTATATAAAGTAATAACGAACAACCAGGAGAGTCTTTAGAAACAGATGCTGCATCCGGATTAAATTCCTTCATCatatattcatcatcatcatcatttagacatgtaaacaaacagtaataaattaatgaatccaaacaacaaacaaacaaacatcgggcctatttcttatttttgtatctttttcatcatttttttccttgtgtttcttATATCACTTAAATGTTTTAGACTAATGTTCCATTTTTTATTgagattttcagtttgtttttggttttcagtttagtttgagtCCAGATACGAGTAAATGAgctggttttgttttggttttacttCTAGGTGGGTTTTTATTTGTATTACGGGGTAGACTTCATTACAACTTTGTATCGgctaaagcagtaaaaaaaaaaaaaaaaaaaaaaaagggaaagaaaaggaGGGTATATTTATGACAAATTCTCTAAAACTCACaagatgtaagaaaaaaaaagacgtcCTAAAAAAACTGGAAAACTCCCTTTTCATCATGttctatttatttgtcatttattcaacagagcttttattttgaaagatgcTCATCATTATCATCGTCGTTTAGACAtgtaaacaaacatgaataaatgaatgaatccaaacaacaaacaaacatcggGCCATAAACTGCTGACTTTATGAGTTTTAAAAGCTTCTTTCAGACGGGACTGACATCAATTATTCACAGAGTGAATTAACATCAGCGAGCGCTTTGCACAGTCGGCTTTTTATTCACAGGTAACGGAGAAAACAACTGGCGGTAGGTCATCGAGAACTGATGGCAACAGGAAAAACATGTTAAGATTAAACCCTACGCCTCAGAATAGTTCATATCgtcatttgtcatttttctccattcatccatccaaaGGTTAAATCTTAGAGTTTCTCCGACAGTAAAATTCACAGTGGTTGTAATCACACACGATGGAGCTGAAAATACCCGAGAAGGTGTTGAAACACCCTTAAAAAGTGATAAACTCTTCTTCCACTGGGAATATTTCCGTATTctctaattaataaatgaaacatTTTCAGTTCAGACTAAAAGCATCACCTTAACCTGAGTGAACCTCATAGAGAAGCTTCCATTTTCTCAGCCtcattttcctgttgtttccagaaAAAAGCTGCTGTGATTTGGTCTTAATTAAAGCAGAAGGACAAAAGGTTCACTGGGTGTCTTTCCATATCATTATTTCTAATTGGTTTTGTGACCTTGACAATCTTTCAGGCTCATGAAAAACACTTTTCAGGCAAAATACAAACTAGAAAACATGAAATATGATGTGTAGTATAGAGATGTAAACACAGAACGACTTAATGGCAATGTTTCATCTACGTTCTACACGCATAATATTAGAAAAGGATGCACAAACATATGAACAAATGAGTCCCAGGGGACGCAAAGATAAAAACTACATTTACAATAGTTTTGTCCCCACAAGCAGTCAATAAAAACGTCTGTTTGCATTTTCCTATGACCCAGCCATTTAATACAGCCAAACacccaactagaaaagcactcggagagcgcagacctccgccaaggcagatcagtgccccccccatcaccaccaaaatgtaatcatttgttccttgtgccagtatcaacatttcctgaaattttcatccaaatccgcccataacttttttcagttatcttgcacacggacagacaaacagacagacagacaaaccaacgccggcaaaaacataacctccttggtggaggtaaaaagtacacgaaaaatagggatgcaccgatactgatctCTTTTTTCAGcccaacttcatctatttcatctgtctattattttttcactttaacctactatatcaacacaaaaggacaaaaaacacccaaaaactataaaatctaatttgaaaaatgtatataatttattgcataaataacacaaagatgcttaatgaacattttcaaagactttacaagtgaatattgtttccaaatattagatatataaaattaaaattgtaataaattaaaactatactcaaatatttgacataaaagcagatctttacataggcgttttccacagtcgccccccccccccccccccccccccccgcccccccccgacAGTCCTCCCACTTTcctcatctggttcaggtgggggtcatcctcacccttacttgtaatgctaatgcagtctgtggattagaatccgcagatttgtccagttttttcccattttgaaaaaggacaaaaaatgacatagATATGGTTGAAAATATAATGCAGGCTTTATATCACTATAATAACGCTATATCGTTTGTTTGCTGCgggttcaaaccatcatatcgccggttgtatttgctctattaacatcaaataaaaagtgtcagagtgtttcaagtccgaactttcaaatgcaattatcACCATtggtctacatgaccgacttccgacgctacaacgtgttgaaaatgtcatgtgattcagtcacagagccgtgaccgtggacccctaagggttaagaccgttgagtgtcagatttaaggatgaATGATTAATTTTAAGGAGAATTAAGGCTTAAATTCAGACTATTTTAAGGATCCAGATAacacacatctacatgatcactttATGGAATCTGATTCTATATAAATCTCTGAGCTGCTCTTGGTTGAGTTTCAGCTGCAGGACTTTTCCACAGGAGGTAAACagagatcagtgtgtgtgtgtgtgtgtgtgtgtgtatgtgtgtgtgtcgacCTTCAGGCGTGTTGAGTGGACTCAACACTGAGCGCTCTGTTCTCATTCAGCTCAAGTATCACTTGACTTTAAACAAGGCGCCCAGTGTCCGTCTTCAGCCTCCCAGTGTGTTTAACCTCTGTTCAAGCGCCCGTTACCGTCCACACGCACATCCACCGTTCCCATCAGCACCGTCTCAATCACTGAAAAACTGTACGATACGACCCGTCTTTAGTCTCTGTTTCCAAAAAGCATTGTAACTGAAGACGTTTGCACCTAAAACCCCCAAGACGCCAGAGCTGAAAACTATACATTTATGACTAAAAACACCTGCTTTTCCATCAGATCTCTTCTGCTCGTTTTCCACTCACATGAAATAGAATCGACATGTTTATCAAGACACACAGCAGACATGACTTCATCCattatttagcctttttttttagaATAGAAACCATTAGAAAAACAGCATTAATACAGTTCACCCTTTATGGACGACTGCGTCTATGTGCGTCCACCATCAGTCACAACGACCGTAACTTCTGAACTGTTTGTGCTATTGACAAAATTAAAATGTtatctgaaagctgagattgggctctttctattggtctacaacacattagggtagagggggaggggtggaaggggGCGGAGCAGAAAACAGCAGAGGGCAGTCGTGAGAGACAtgaaagatttttattacttttgggaggttttagtggtgatttagtggtgaattcttgcAAATAATtgcatataatagtgatagtgctgttttggagtgttctactagcgggttctgacatgtttttgttgagtttagccatttattacctccgccaaggaggctatgttttcatcggggtttttctgttatggacggattttgatgaaattttcaagaaatgttgatacgggcaacaaggaacaaatgattcaattttggtggtgatcggggggggggggggggggggctgatctgccttggcagaggtctgccctcagagtacttttctagtttcacCTTTGCttccactgtttttatctgtatttttctggcTTGTATAGTTCATTGACAGTTGCATTTTAGCTGTAAATTATATATAATGTCTATTGTGTGTCTATAGAAAAAGATGCAGTGTCTGTAAAAGAAGCAGATCATAGATGTTTttctcagtgaaatgaggggctccgACTACAAATACTGacaattaatggacagatattgaaagttaaattcttcctgagaaaaggtgcaaaacaattggcataaaacacattttctgacagattttttgctaaaacaGCATAAAGAAATCTGGGCCAGTTATGATTTGTGGGAAGTTCAATAATAAACTGACCTCCAGCAGTCGTCCACCATCAGTAAACTGGTCCGCTTCATTCAACACCAACACCATAATATCAGCATGTGTTTGGGAACTCCTATGGTTGAAACATTTATGATTAAGAGCACTTTAAGAAATATGATGATGTTCAAAAGGGACAGACTTCAGAATTAATTATTAATTCTAAGAATTAACTTTACTCTACAGACATGTTTGGTTACTAGATcttcttcaaaacactgtctgcacatgatgacacattcattttacaggttctttatactggaacatttataaatctatggATAAATCAgtgattaaagcaaaaatttttcatctgactgaaaattttcttctggtcaaaatcattggccactattaaaaatgatgcaatacaatactacaatAGCGTATAAGTTTATagagtcaaatttggcaatactgtaaaacacactgaatgggagagtgtacaggtgtagaagattagtagcatggatagaaaaaatgtcatgagtggtattggtggggggtctgggggtccacacccagaaaatttttaaagcttcaggtcaattttggtgctctctggttaattttaaagggtatgaaaacctttgaagcagtgaaaataataactagaagaaaaccttactgcaaaaaaatgagtgaaaaactttttatttaacaattaggaactcctaaaacataactccaacagcacatgacttttggggaaaatgtctgtgtaaatgtaaccctaaccaactaatcttttattttttctgcttttatatatatatatatttatatattccgttacagatactctctgagggtatttaaaatacagtggctttgcaaataccaagggtgttactcattcattcagttttatcttcgtactgtaccacacagatagaactaagatgctaaacgggtccaaataaagcacttatgcagtcgggcgcgtaaccgcgtaaggccgcggcgcgcacagccgcacgcacgggaagggcacatacacacaaacacaaacacacacactagtcatatacccgcaagaggagataagctatgaacccaaacatgaaggtacatgcagatcagttctgtcttcttcccttttcgctgtggttctttcataatgaaagctacttgttagcactaaactaaagttagcatctggaggctgaacttcagtaaagctgaacttgtccatgtgtttctgaggcacagaatgagcagcgtttccttccaaagagaaatagtcatcaatctctcctcccgacataaaaataaagaagtcatcttattatcatcactgttaaacctatcagccccctgtgcgtggcgtgcctgtgttaaacacctgcagattcaggacaggatcgcggtgcaaACTGGACTCCGCGAACACGTGGGGAacttacttcaatatgacttttttcccccctcaattttccatttgacggaaatccgtcgtggtgacggagaactttaatccctgggataaatggacagaaaccgATATACATGTGTAATAAGACTTTATATGCACTGTAAATATCAGtgctttggtcatttgttttcaattcatcttattaaactaTGTTAGATTTTCCATATTGAATCTGAGGCTGGTATAATTTATAAATATCTGTAGACGAGTGATATCTGTGAAGGTTCTCCAAACACCTTCTGTCCAAAGTCTCACATTTAAAGACAATGTGTCAGAAGTTTTATCACAAACTACAAGATTTTACAAAGACTGTGAATCTTATACAGAATCAATAGCTACAACGAGACGGAACTAGGGGTTTGTTTTTTGAGGTGTTTTCAGTTTGTAGTTTATCTCAACATAAAAAACCCCGTCCTTATTAAGTCCCCTTGTGACTTCTGAGTCCAGTTTTTAAAAACCTACATCACTGCTCGTGTTAATAGAACAAGTTTGGATTGTAAGGATTTTAAAATACatatattaatttattaacaAATCATGAAGTGGGCTTATTTAGAACACACATGGGCTTAAAGGGTACAATTAGTACCCATTAAGCAAATGCTACACTTTTGACATATTTTgataaattaaacaataaaatgaaacaaaaaaaaaagattagccTATCATTTTAACTCAAATGTTCTCACTTAAATTGGGGTAGTATATATTAAACATGTCAGAACAGCAGATTTGGTGGGCTTAATAGGGACATTCACCCTAACAGTAGAAATCTACATGATAAGATTTGACATTTACTGAATAAACATCTTTTTTTGTGCCTTGTACTTTGATGTTTAGGCTGTTAAAGACACAGCAGCTGAAATCAGAGTTAAAATGGAAGATGCACCTCTTCTGTCTGCAGACGCATGTTACTTCCTGtttatttactgtgtttttgttatttattagaaATCTTTATTAATAATATGAAATAGTTATTTGAAAGTCTTTCAGTCCTTCATCTTATTATCTACGAATGAAATCAAATTAAACAAACACAttaatgataaaatgataaatatttgACACTGGCATCGGTGTAAAGACGTCTGACAGGATGATACTGTCGTCttactaaatataaatacagatgttTGATGCCCTCGCACATGTGGAGCGACAGCACAGCAGCTgacatctgactgaatctgatcagtgattggtaattacagctgtcaaatCACCTCCCACCTGTATGAAAACATCTGTGATTGGATACAAATCCGCATCAGGAGGTAGATTTTCATCAGTCTGGAAACGCAGTAAAGGAGGAGAACTTTAATGTCCTCACATCACTTGAAACACAACATGAGGAAGAGAAATAAGGGATTTGTACCTAAAGACATTAAAAACCATCGAACACCAGAGCTTTAACTCCAACAAAGAAAAGTTACTGTAGACAAACTGACAGTCctgcctgtagggggcgctgcagcTACTGTAATGATTTAACACCAGAGGAAGAACAGAACAGTACTTTGATCACCTGATTTTGTAATAACTCGTCTTCTGGTATATTTGTGTCTCGTTacacattttacagttttcatctCATTCTATCTTTTaatggttttgtctttttttgcattttattcccACATAATTTCCATATTTGACCTCAGTTTTATCTTTCATCTCATGTTTTTTATGTTACTTGTtgtgtagtttttatttcattgccaGTTATTTTAAGCGTTGGGATATTTTGTACAAACGCTCACATGGACAGAACTTCCTTTCAGTGGAGGGAAAGTGAAAATGAGGTCCATAACAGAGTGGACCCAGCCTTGGTCTCGGTCTAATGGGATCAGTCTGGCCTTTTCATTGCTCCTGCcccaagaataaaaacatttacacaCTCATTCAGACGTGAAGCAGTTCATCGTCTGGGCTTTAACGTGAGACTTTTAACCTTAAATCCACGTCTGTGTTTGGATGGGCGTTCAAACCTGCTAAAACCTCCCCGTTTCCGTCAGCGTGCTGGTGTTTCAGGTCTGAACCTGAACATCCACACACTGCATTTCTGTTTCCACTGTGTGCAGACAGACTGGACGTTTTCCCACTGTGTGTGCAGAGGGTGGGGGGGCGGGGGACGAGGGGGTCTGGCGGGGGCAAAACGGGAGCCTTTGTTACCGTGGGAACAGACGCTTGATGGACAGGGTGCTCAAGCGTTGACGTGGTAACGGGAGATTCTTATCTCTGCGGGCCAATGGGCTTCGTCCCAGAGGAGAGAGAGCGACCCGGAGCCTCCTTCCCCGTACAGTGGCCCACGGGCAGGCGGGTCACGGGTTCGATTCCCACCACTGCTCATTTACAgcggacagaagaagaagagctggAGCAGTGAAGGGAAGGAGGGAGGTATTGTTCGGAGACTGAGAGGATTTCCCTGCAGTCCTCGTGcttttatgggggggggggggggggggctgtgacaCCCCTAAAGAGTTAGCGTAACAGagaaaatactgtatatttatattaAAGCTAAAAATAAACCGACTGTGGGCAGGCAGCGAGGGGGAACAAGACAGGATCAACATTTCAAGCAAAAACTCCATTAACATCCTTTATTT is a genomic window of Sphaeramia orbicularis chromosome 10, fSphaOr1.1, whole genome shotgun sequence containing:
- the LOC115427070 gene encoding uncharacterized protein LOC115427070; translated protein: MKAVKQMKTMEKTQDEHNLKYTVDTCLFYWRTLWTCVCSRTLWTCVCSTVGHCGHVSVLLEDTVDMCLFYWRTLWTCLCSTGGHCGHVFVLLEDTVDMYLFYWRTPWICVCSTGGHCGHGSVLLEDTVDICLFYWRTLWTWVCFTGGHCGHVSVLLEDTVDMCLSFYWRTLWTCVCSSTGGHCGPVSLLLEDTVDMCLFYWRTLWTCVCPSTGGHCGPVSLLLEDTVDMCLFYWRTLWTCLCSTEGHCGHGSVLLKDTVDMDLFYWRTLWTWICSTEGHCGHVSVLLLEDTVDMCLFFYCRTLWTCVCSTGGHCGHVSVLLEDTVDMCLFYLRTLWTCVCST